From the genome of Symphalangus syndactylus isolate Jambi chromosome 7, NHGRI_mSymSyn1-v2.1_pri, whole genome shotgun sequence, one region includes:
- the RRS1 gene encoding ribosome biogenesis regulatory protein homolog, with protein sequence MEAQSVEELLAKAEQDEAEKLQRITVHKELELEFDLGNLLASDRNPPTRLRCAGPTPEAELQALARDNTQLLINQLWQLPTERVEEAIVARLPEPTTRLPREKPLPRPRPLTRWQQFARLKGIRPKKKTNLVWDEVSGQWRRRWGYQRARDDTKEWLIEVPGNADPLEDQFAKRIQAKKERVAKNELNRLRNLARAHKMQLPSAAGLHPTGHQSKEELGRAMQVAKVSTASVGRFQERLPKEKAPRGSGKKRKFQPLFGDFAAEKKNQLELLRVMNSKKPQLDVTRATNKQMREEDQEEAAKRRKMSQKGKRKGGRQGPGGKRNGGPPSQGGKRKGGLGGRMNSGLPGLGGKRKGGQRPGGKRRK encoded by the coding sequence ATGGAGGCCCAGAGTGTGGAGGAGCTGCTCGCAAAGGCAGAGCAAGACGAGGCAGAGAAGTTGCAACGCATTACGGTGCACaaggagctggagctggagtttGACCTGGGCAACCTGCTGGCGTCGGACCGGAACCCCCCGACCCGGCTGCGGTGCGCCGGACCCACGCCGGAGGCCGAGCTGCAGGCCCTGGCGCGGGACAACACGCAACTGCTCATCAACCAGCTGTGGCAGCTGCCCACGGAGCGCGTGGAAGAGGCGATAGTGGCGCGGCTGCCGGAGCCCACCACACGCCTGCCGCGAGAGAAGCCTCTGCCCCGACCGCGGCCACTTACACGCTGGCAGCAGTTCGCGCGCCTCAAGGGCATCCGTCCCAAGAAGAAGACCAACCTGGTGTGGGACGAGGTGAGTGGCCAGTGGCGGCGGCGCTGGGGCTACCAGCGCGCCCGGGACGACACCAAAGAATGGCTGATTGAGGTGCCCGGCAATGCCGACCCCTTGGAGGACCAGTTCGCCAAGCGGATTCAGGCCAAGAAGGAACGGGTGGCCAAGAACGAGCTGAACCGGCTGCGTAACCTGGCCCGCGCGCACAAGATGCAGCTGCCCAGCGCGGCCGGCTTGCACCCTACCGGACACCAGAGTAAGGAGGAGCTGGGCCGCGCCATGCAGGTGGCCAAGGTCTCCACCGCCTCTGTGGGGCGCTTTCAAGAGCGCCTCCCCAAGGAGAAGGCGCCGCGAGGCTCCGGCaagaaaaggaagtttcaacCCCTTTTCGGGGACTTTGCAGCCGAGAAAAAGAACCAGTTGGAGCTGCTTCGTGTCATGAACAGCAAGAAGCCTCAGCTGGATGTGACGAGGGCCACCAATAAGCAAATGAGGGAGGAGGACCAGGAGGAGGCCGCCAAGAGGAGGAAAATGAGCCAGAAGGGCAAGAGAAAGGGAGGCCGGCAGGGGCCTGGGGGCAAGAGGAATGGAGGCCCGCCCagccagggagggaagaggaaagggggCTTGGGAGGCAGGATGAATTCCGGGCTGCCTGGCTTGGGTggcaagagaaaaggaggacagcgtccaggaggaaagaggaggaagtaA